In Cydia strobilella chromosome 8, ilCydStro3.1, whole genome shotgun sequence, one DNA window encodes the following:
- the LOC134743340 gene encoding proton-associated sugar transporter A: MADKLHEYQGVTGRLHGVRDKCKEKWSQWKEEHPKGVKETFKDSLFGIPHSEGPGRVWQESVYSDIFRRKSRIELMRISAAVMGIEFSYAGETAFVSPTLLQIGVPHQQMTLVWALSPLVGFFMTPLLGSISDRCRSQFGRRRPFIVMMSIGVLLGLLLVPNGEALGYAFGDDRPANRTEAPSVLGPRSSILDSTDTNYHPWGVLFTVLGTVFLDFDADACQSPARAYLLDVTVPEDHAKGLSTFTIMAGLGGFMGYALGGINWDETRLGELFGGHVRAVFSLITVIFVVCVTATVTSFKEIPLGELQEQEEFRKLAETERVQESFDAGDEPVKSLKRDNTTYGSLNQPAEGDDQNGTSTNVPESSQGEHLSLRHYLRSIVVMPSSLRVVCLTNLFCWMAHVCYSLYFTDFVGEAVFGGNPAAPVGSESREQYEAGVRFGCWGMAMYSLSCACYSTIIEKLIKRLGAKKVYVGGLCTYSCGMFMLCAIRARAAVILFSWTAGVMYSTLFTMPYLLVAHYHATGTWDSAGGGSGDARGLGTDVAVVSSCVFVAQLLVSVLMGLAVSASGSTAAVVAVAAALAAAAAFTATKITYLDL; this comes from the exons ATGGCTGATAAGCTACATGAATATCAAGGGGTAACAGGCCGGCTGCACGGGGTTAGGGATAAGTGTAAAGAAAAGTGGTCGCAATGGAAAGAGGAACATCCAAAAGGAGTGAAGGAGACTTTTAAGGATTCTCTGTTTGGGATCCCTCATTCTGAAGGTCCAGGGAGGGTCTGGCAGGAAAGCGTGTATAGCGACATATTCAG AAGGAAAAGTCGGATCGAGCTGATGAGGATATCAGCAGCCGTGATGGGCATCGAGTTCTCATACGCCGGCGAGACCGCGTTCGTGTCCCCGACCCTCCTCCAGATCGGGGTGCCCCACCAACAGATGACGCTAGTGTGGGCCTTGTCCCCACTCGTGGGCTTCTTCATGACGCCGCTGCTGGGCTCCATCAGTGACCGGTGTCGCTCGCAGTTTGGGAGGAGAAGGCCGTTTATTGTTATGATGTCTATTGGTGTTTTATTAG GGTTATTATTAGTGCCAAACGGCGAAGCCTTAGGATACGCGTTTGGCGATGACAGGCCAGCCAACCGCACGGAAGCACCCTCGGTTCTCGGTCCACGGAGTTCCATTCTAGACTCCACCGACACCAACTATCATCCGTGGGGAGTGCTGTTTACGGTGCTTGGAACGGTATTTTTGGATTTTGACGCTGATGCCTGCCAAAGCCCCGCTAGGGCTTACTTGCTAGATGTCACGGTGCCAG AGGATCATGCAAAGGGACTTAGCACATTTACGATAATGGCCGGCTTAGGCGGCTTCATGGGCTACGCCCTCGGCGGCATTAACTGGGATGAAACGCGATTAG GGGAGTTATTTGGAGGCCACGTCAGAGCAGTGTTTTCGCTGATCACCGTGATCTTCGTGGTGTGTGTAACTGCCACCGTCACCAGCTTCAAGGAGATTCCTCTCGGAGAGCTTCAGGAGCAGGAGGAGTTCAGGAAGCTGGCGGAGACGGAGAGGGTGCAGGAGAGCTTTGATGCTGGAGATGAGCCTGTGAAAAGCTTGAAGCGAGACAACACGACGTATGGCTCGTTGAATCAACCGGCTGAGGGAGATGACCAG AACGGTACAAGCACCAACGTACCCGAAAGCAGTCAGGGCGAGCACTTGTCCCTGCGGCACTACCTCCGCTCCATCGTGGTGATGCCGTCCTCACTCCGCGTGGTGTGCCTCACCAACTTGTTCTGCTGGATGGCGCATGTCTGCTACTCACTGTACTTCACTGACTTCGTGGGTGAGGCGGTGTTCGGTGGGAACCCTGCC GCGCCAGTCGGCTCAGAAAGCCGTGAGCAGTACGAGGCCGGAGTGCGCTTCGGATGCTGGGGCATGGCTATGTACTCGCTGTCATGCGCCTGCTATTCGACCATTATCGAGAAACTCATCAAAAGACTAGG GGCTAAGAAAGTGTACGTTGGTGGACTGTGCACGTACAGCTGCGGGATGTTCATGCTGTGCGCGATCAGAGCACGCGCAGCCGTCATACTGTTCAGCTGGACGGCGGGCGTCATGTACTCCACGCTTTTTACCATGCCCTACCTACTGGTGGCGCATTACCACGCCACGGGCACG TGGGACAGCGCCGGCGGCGGCAGTGGCGATGCTCGCGGGCTAGGCACGGACGTGGCAGTGGTGAGCAGCTGTGTGTTCGTGGCCCAACTGCTAGTGTCGGTACTGATGGGCTTGGCTGTAAGCGCCTCCGGTTCCACCGCTGCCGTGGTAGCCGTCGCCGCCGCGttagccgccgccgccgccttcACTGCAACCAAGATCACTTACTTAGACCTATAA